The following coding sequences lie in one Crassostrea angulata isolate pt1a10 chromosome 10, ASM2561291v2, whole genome shotgun sequence genomic window:
- the LOC128164531 gene encoding extracellular signal-regulated kinase 2-like isoform X2, translated as MSSEIEPHITKKYEIKKRLGKGAYGIVWKAVDRRTGEVVAVKKIFDAFRNQTDAQRTFREIMFLQEFGDHNNIIKLHNVIKAENDKDIYLVFEFMETDLHNVIKRGSILKDVHKRYIMYQLFKATKYLHSGNVIHRDQKPSNILLDSECVVKVCDFGLARSLTQIGVDAETGDPNLTEYVATRWYRAPEILLASHRYTKGVDMWSLGCILGEMLGGKPLFPGSSTLNQIEKIMSTIPLPSKEDIDSIKSAYGASILEKATLKSKKSIEELLPDAPKDGIDLLKKLLLFNPDKRITADEALRHPYISRFHNAAEEVSLNYDVVPPLSDDVQLTVEEYRNKLYEMIIQKKQERRRKRHEIRSAQQLRESSPEENPPPSEPYQKENTMPAKFSSASSKYNKPVAEVHPHSAPHHQSSFTSAFGRTTHTDPKDMRARQHSRQRMNDQIPPSYSSSAAMQDPYPPISKNRQTSAPAATRAGSRPSSKYGSQPGSTKEDRGGLSVTSSRLLGIGRLIKCAMDPPLPPIRSSYQAYCDSYHDTYHPVSVHGNTYHNTFYDSYRDGDVPGQRPVSATTQKQKPIYGKKQFSNAINNPSHGAPKAYFGSYNQNIGTISASGLAAIQGGKKS; from the exons ATGAGTTCAGAAATAGAGCCCCACATTacgaaaaaatatgaaatcaagAAACGTCTAGGAAAAGGG GCTTATGGAATAGTATGGAAAGCAGTTGACAGAAGAACAGGAGAGGTTGTTGctgtaaagaaaatttttgatgCCTTCAGAAATCAAACAGATGCACAG AGAACATTCAGAGAGATAATGTTTCTCCAAGAATTTGGAGATCATAACAACATTATTAAGCTGCACAATGTGATCAAAGCAGAAAATGACAAAGACATCTACCTCGTTTTTGAATTTATGG AGACAGATCTGCATAATGTTATAAAGAGAGGGAGCATTCTCAAGGATGTACATAAACGTTACATCATGTATCAGCTGTTCAAGGCCACCAAGTACCTTCACTCGGGCAATGTCATACATAGAGACCAGAAG CCCTCTAATATTTTACTGGACAGTGAATGTGTTGTAAAAGTCTGTGACTTTGGGCTTGCTCGGTCCTTGACACAGATTGGGGTAGATGCCGAGACTGGAGACCCAAACTTGACAGAATATGTAGCTACTCGCTGGTACAGAGCCCCAGAAATCCTGCTAGCATCTCACAG GTACACAAAAGGTGTTGACATGTGGTCCCTGGGATGTATCCTTGGGGAGATGCTTGGAGGAAAGCCTTTGTTCCCAGGATCATCCACCCTTAACCAGATAGAGAAAATCATGAGCACTATTCCATTGCCATCCAAAGAAG ACATTGACAGTATCAAATCTGCTTATGGTGCATCTATATTGGAAAAGGCAACATTAAA ATCAAAGAAATCAATAGAAGAACTATTACCGGACGCTCCAAAAGACGGCATAGACTTACTGAAAAAACTGTTGTTGTTTAATCCGGACAAGAGGATCACTGCTGATGAGGCACTCCGACATCCATACATCTCCAG ATTTCACAATGCTGCTGAGGAGGTATCCCTGAATTACGATGTTGTTCCACCTCTCAGTGATGATGTTCAGCTGACTGTGGAGGAGTACAGGAATAAGTTGTATGAG ATGATAATACAGAAGAAACAAGAGAGGAGGAGAAAACGTCATGAGATTAGAAGTGCCCAACAGCTGAGGGAGTCCAGCCCTGAAGAAAACCCCCCACCCAGTGAACCTTACCAGAAAGAAAACACTATGCCAGCTAAATTCTCATCAGCATCCTCCAAATACAACAAGCCAGTAGCCGAGGTGCACCCGCACTCGGCCCCTCATCACCAGTCCTCCTTCACTTCAG CCTTTGGAAGAACGACACACACAGATCCCAAGGACATGAGAGCCAGACAGCACAGTCGACAGAGGATGAACGACCAGATCCCCCCTTCCTACTCCAGCAGTGCTGCG ATGCAAGACCCTTATCCTCCTATTTCAAAAAATAGACAGACGTCTGCACCAGCAGCTACTAGAGCAGGGTCACGACCCAGCTCAAAATACGGCAGTCAGCCGGGCTCAACAAAAGAGGACAGGGGAGGCTTATCTGTAACCAGTTCACGCCTG TTAGGCATTGGTCGGTTGATAAAATGTGCAATGGATCCACCACTTCCACCTATAAGATCTTCCTATCAAGCATATTGCGACTCGTACCATGACACATACCATCCCGTCAGTGTGCATGGTAACACGTACCACAATACGTTCTACGATTCGTATCGAGACGGTGAT GTTCCTGGCCAGAGACCAGTATCAGCCACGACCCAGAAACAGAAACCAATCTATGGAAAGAAGCAGTTCAGTAATGCAATCAACAACCCCTCCCATGGGGCCCCAAAGGCCTACTTTGGAAGTTACAACCAGAATATTGGAACCATCTCTGCCTCAGGTCTGGCTGCCATACAGGGGGGCAAAAAATCCTGA
- the LOC128164531 gene encoding extracellular signal-regulated kinase 2-like isoform X1 — protein MSSEIEPHITKKYEIKKRLGKGAYGIVWKAVDRRTGEVVAVKKIFDAFRNQTDAQRTFREIMFLQEFGDHNNIIKLHNVIKAENDKDIYLVFEFMETDLHNVIKRGSILKDVHKRYIMYQLFKATKYLHSGNVIHRDQKPSNILLDSECVVKVCDFGLARSLTQIGVDAETGDPNLTEYVATRWYRAPEILLASHRYTKGVDMWSLGCILGEMLGGKPLFPGSSTLNQIEKIMSTIPLPSKEDIDSIKSAYGASILEKATLKSKKSIEELLPDAPKDGIDLLKKLLLFNPDKRITADEALRHPYISRFHNAAEEVSLNYDVVPPLSDDVQLTVEEYRNKLYEMIIQKKQERRRKRHEIRSAQQLRESSPEENPPPSEPYQKENTMPAKFSSASSKYNKPVAEVHPHSAPHHQSSFTSAFGRTTHTDPKDMRARQHSRQRMNDQIPPSYSSSAAMQLYDIFVRAQNPRLQMNPFLLGRNQMQDPYPPISKNRQTSAPAATRAGSRPSSKYGSQPGSTKEDRGGLSVTSSRLLGIGRLIKCAMDPPLPPIRSSYQAYCDSYHDTYHPVSVHGNTYHNTFYDSYRDGDVPGQRPVSATTQKQKPIYGKKQFSNAINNPSHGAPKAYFGSYNQNIGTISASGLAAIQGGKKS, from the exons ATGAGTTCAGAAATAGAGCCCCACATTacgaaaaaatatgaaatcaagAAACGTCTAGGAAAAGGG GCTTATGGAATAGTATGGAAAGCAGTTGACAGAAGAACAGGAGAGGTTGTTGctgtaaagaaaatttttgatgCCTTCAGAAATCAAACAGATGCACAG AGAACATTCAGAGAGATAATGTTTCTCCAAGAATTTGGAGATCATAACAACATTATTAAGCTGCACAATGTGATCAAAGCAGAAAATGACAAAGACATCTACCTCGTTTTTGAATTTATGG AGACAGATCTGCATAATGTTATAAAGAGAGGGAGCATTCTCAAGGATGTACATAAACGTTACATCATGTATCAGCTGTTCAAGGCCACCAAGTACCTTCACTCGGGCAATGTCATACATAGAGACCAGAAG CCCTCTAATATTTTACTGGACAGTGAATGTGTTGTAAAAGTCTGTGACTTTGGGCTTGCTCGGTCCTTGACACAGATTGGGGTAGATGCCGAGACTGGAGACCCAAACTTGACAGAATATGTAGCTACTCGCTGGTACAGAGCCCCAGAAATCCTGCTAGCATCTCACAG GTACACAAAAGGTGTTGACATGTGGTCCCTGGGATGTATCCTTGGGGAGATGCTTGGAGGAAAGCCTTTGTTCCCAGGATCATCCACCCTTAACCAGATAGAGAAAATCATGAGCACTATTCCATTGCCATCCAAAGAAG ACATTGACAGTATCAAATCTGCTTATGGTGCATCTATATTGGAAAAGGCAACATTAAA ATCAAAGAAATCAATAGAAGAACTATTACCGGACGCTCCAAAAGACGGCATAGACTTACTGAAAAAACTGTTGTTGTTTAATCCGGACAAGAGGATCACTGCTGATGAGGCACTCCGACATCCATACATCTCCAG ATTTCACAATGCTGCTGAGGAGGTATCCCTGAATTACGATGTTGTTCCACCTCTCAGTGATGATGTTCAGCTGACTGTGGAGGAGTACAGGAATAAGTTGTATGAG ATGATAATACAGAAGAAACAAGAGAGGAGGAGAAAACGTCATGAGATTAGAAGTGCCCAACAGCTGAGGGAGTCCAGCCCTGAAGAAAACCCCCCACCCAGTGAACCTTACCAGAAAGAAAACACTATGCCAGCTAAATTCTCATCAGCATCCTCCAAATACAACAAGCCAGTAGCCGAGGTGCACCCGCACTCGGCCCCTCATCACCAGTCCTCCTTCACTTCAG CCTTTGGAAGAACGACACACACAGATCCCAAGGACATGAGAGCCAGACAGCACAGTCGACAGAGGATGAACGACCAGATCCCCCCTTCCTACTCCAGCAGTGCTGCG ATGCAGTTGTATGACATTTTTGTTCGAGCACAAAATCCGAGGCTTCAAATGAACCCATTCCTTCTGGGTAGAAACCAG ATGCAAGACCCTTATCCTCCTATTTCAAAAAATAGACAGACGTCTGCACCAGCAGCTACTAGAGCAGGGTCACGACCCAGCTCAAAATACGGCAGTCAGCCGGGCTCAACAAAAGAGGACAGGGGAGGCTTATCTGTAACCAGTTCACGCCTG TTAGGCATTGGTCGGTTGATAAAATGTGCAATGGATCCACCACTTCCACCTATAAGATCTTCCTATCAAGCATATTGCGACTCGTACCATGACACATACCATCCCGTCAGTGTGCATGGTAACACGTACCACAATACGTTCTACGATTCGTATCGAGACGGTGAT GTTCCTGGCCAGAGACCAGTATCAGCCACGACCCAGAAACAGAAACCAATCTATGGAAAGAAGCAGTTCAGTAATGCAATCAACAACCCCTCCCATGGGGCCCCAAAGGCCTACTTTGGAAGTTACAACCAGAATATTGGAACCATCTCTGCCTCAGGTCTGGCTGCCATACAGGGGGGCAAAAAATCCTGA
- the LOC128164531 gene encoding extracellular signal-regulated kinase 2-like isoform X3 produces MSSEIEPHITKKYEIKKRLGKGAYGIVWKAVDRRTGEVVAVKKIFDAFRNQTDAQRTFREIMFLQEFGDHNNIIKLHNVIKAENDKDIYLVFEFMETDLHNVIKRGSILKDVHKRYIMYQLFKATKYLHSGNVIHRDQKPSNILLDSECVVKVCDFGLARSLTQIGVDAETGDPNLTEYVATRWYRAPEILLASHRYTKGVDMWSLGCILGEMLGGKPLFPGSSTLNQIEKIMSTIPLPSKEDIDSIKSAYGASILEKATLKSKKSIEELLPDAPKDGIDLLKKLLLFNPDKRITADEALRHPYISRFHNAAEEVSLNYDVVPPLSDDVQLTVEEYRNKLYEMIIQKKQERRRKRHEIRSAQQLRESSPEENPPPSEPYQKENTMPAKFSSASSKYNKPVAEVHPHSAPHHQSSFTSAFGRTTHTDPKDMRARQHSRQRMNDQIPPSYSSSAAMQLYDIFVRAQNPRLQMNPFLLGRNQMQDPYPPISKNRQTSAPAATRAGSRPSSKYGSQPGSTKEDRGGLSVTSSRLVPGQRPVSATTQKQKPIYGKKQFSNAINNPSHGAPKAYFGSYNQNIGTISASGLAAIQGGKKS; encoded by the exons ATGAGTTCAGAAATAGAGCCCCACATTacgaaaaaatatgaaatcaagAAACGTCTAGGAAAAGGG GCTTATGGAATAGTATGGAAAGCAGTTGACAGAAGAACAGGAGAGGTTGTTGctgtaaagaaaatttttgatgCCTTCAGAAATCAAACAGATGCACAG AGAACATTCAGAGAGATAATGTTTCTCCAAGAATTTGGAGATCATAACAACATTATTAAGCTGCACAATGTGATCAAAGCAGAAAATGACAAAGACATCTACCTCGTTTTTGAATTTATGG AGACAGATCTGCATAATGTTATAAAGAGAGGGAGCATTCTCAAGGATGTACATAAACGTTACATCATGTATCAGCTGTTCAAGGCCACCAAGTACCTTCACTCGGGCAATGTCATACATAGAGACCAGAAG CCCTCTAATATTTTACTGGACAGTGAATGTGTTGTAAAAGTCTGTGACTTTGGGCTTGCTCGGTCCTTGACACAGATTGGGGTAGATGCCGAGACTGGAGACCCAAACTTGACAGAATATGTAGCTACTCGCTGGTACAGAGCCCCAGAAATCCTGCTAGCATCTCACAG GTACACAAAAGGTGTTGACATGTGGTCCCTGGGATGTATCCTTGGGGAGATGCTTGGAGGAAAGCCTTTGTTCCCAGGATCATCCACCCTTAACCAGATAGAGAAAATCATGAGCACTATTCCATTGCCATCCAAAGAAG ACATTGACAGTATCAAATCTGCTTATGGTGCATCTATATTGGAAAAGGCAACATTAAA ATCAAAGAAATCAATAGAAGAACTATTACCGGACGCTCCAAAAGACGGCATAGACTTACTGAAAAAACTGTTGTTGTTTAATCCGGACAAGAGGATCACTGCTGATGAGGCACTCCGACATCCATACATCTCCAG ATTTCACAATGCTGCTGAGGAGGTATCCCTGAATTACGATGTTGTTCCACCTCTCAGTGATGATGTTCAGCTGACTGTGGAGGAGTACAGGAATAAGTTGTATGAG ATGATAATACAGAAGAAACAAGAGAGGAGGAGAAAACGTCATGAGATTAGAAGTGCCCAACAGCTGAGGGAGTCCAGCCCTGAAGAAAACCCCCCACCCAGTGAACCTTACCAGAAAGAAAACACTATGCCAGCTAAATTCTCATCAGCATCCTCCAAATACAACAAGCCAGTAGCCGAGGTGCACCCGCACTCGGCCCCTCATCACCAGTCCTCCTTCACTTCAG CCTTTGGAAGAACGACACACACAGATCCCAAGGACATGAGAGCCAGACAGCACAGTCGACAGAGGATGAACGACCAGATCCCCCCTTCCTACTCCAGCAGTGCTGCG ATGCAGTTGTATGACATTTTTGTTCGAGCACAAAATCCGAGGCTTCAAATGAACCCATTCCTTCTGGGTAGAAACCAG ATGCAAGACCCTTATCCTCCTATTTCAAAAAATAGACAGACGTCTGCACCAGCAGCTACTAGAGCAGGGTCACGACCCAGCTCAAAATACGGCAGTCAGCCGGGCTCAACAAAAGAGGACAGGGGAGGCTTATCTGTAACCAGTTCACGCCTG GTTCCTGGCCAGAGACCAGTATCAGCCACGACCCAGAAACAGAAACCAATCTATGGAAAGAAGCAGTTCAGTAATGCAATCAACAACCCCTCCCATGGGGCCCCAAAGGCCTACTTTGGAAGTTACAACCAGAATATTGGAACCATCTCTGCCTCAGGTCTGGCTGCCATACAGGGGGGCAAAAAATCCTGA